From Acidianus brierleyi:
TGAACCATTCTAATAGATCTATATATTCCAATATTTTTTGCAAGTTCGGCCATTTTTCCCTTAACAAACTTACCAAAGATATCTCCAAAATATATATTCCCTATTCTAAGGATTATGGCTATTTGTTTATATTTGAATTTAGTATCTTTCCCTAATACGTTTAACATGGCAGTTTCTCCTGATTGTACTGCAACTTGAGCAGACATTGGAACAAATGAGTTCTTAATAGTCATGCAATCGCCAGCACCATATACATCATCATAATCTATCGATTTGAGATACTCGTCGACTAACATTCTTCCGTTAATATTACTTAATCCAATTTCAGAAATAATAGAAGGTCCTTTAAAGCCTGCAGTTAGAATAGTCAGATCTACTTTAATTTCACCACTGGAAGTTTCCACGGTATTCTTTACATCATAAACTTTCGTATTTAAAAGTACATTTACACCTAAATCTTTTAGAGTATCTAATGCAAAAGCTGAAGCATCCTTACTCATAAATGAAAGAAGTTTCTGTTGAGCTTCTATTAAATACACCTTCTTTCCCATAGAATTTAACGTTCCGGCTAATTCTACTCCTAGTGTTCCTCCGCCTAGGATAGCTACGCTATTTACTTTGCTTAACTGCTGCCTAATTTTTATAGCATCTTCAACATTTTCTAGCTTATACACATTTCCTCTTATCTTACTCAGATCTTGCTCATATCCTAATGATATAATTAACTTATCATAATCTATTTCGCCTCTGTCAGTTATAATTTTCTTTTTCTTGAAATCTACGTTCCTTATATACGCTTTTAAAAACCTATCAGGATATTTTATTTCAGCTATTGACGGATCTCCAGTTTCTATAACATCTACAAGTTTGTGAGTAAGAACAAAATAATCTTTATTATCTATAACGATAGAATTAGTGTTATTTAAAAATGCAGAAACACCAGCGAAACCTCCTCCTAAAATTACAGTCCTCATATGATTATATATATGTAGAAGTTTTTAAAAGAATCTATCTAGATATGTTTGAAAATTAGAAATAGAAATTTAAAAATTCAGCCCGCTGAAAGTCGATCATAAGTTTTCACTCCCCGAAAACTCATCATCCTTTTATAATAATACCACTTAAGATATATTATGTGATAACTCTTAATGATATAATTAACGTCTCAATAGTTAGAGAAAAATATGAATTTTATGAAAATCAAATAAAACACAAAGATGTTTCAACAATATATTCTGCCATAAAAGATCTCGTTTCGTTCATTAAGGAGATTAAAGGCTATGCATCAGAAGAATTGGCTATAATTCTTAAAGAACAAGAGAGAATCGCAAAGAGAATTATAACGGTAATAAGATTTAGATACATTATCATTTTTCTTTATAAAAGAATAATCGAAAAGCTAATTAATAGTCTTGAAATACTTATGACAAAATTTTTATCAAAACTGTCTTAATTGCTTATAACTAAATTTATAATTTTATTTTTTATTTGATCTTGTATCTCTTCTATGATAGAATTCCAGGCATCCCTAGGATTCTCCTTCGATATCTTTACACCATTTTCTTTGGCCACTTGTTTCATACTTACTATACAATCTCCCTTTATTGGACAGTAATCACATGAGTATTTGCTAGATTCTAAATTTATATAATAAAAAATATGGTCAGAAGAGACATAAGCTAGACCTTTTGAAAATTCTATTTTATCATTTGATTGAAATGGAATTATTATCTTAAACGCAATAGAATTATCTTTTACTATTTTTAAGGATTTGAGCTTATCAAAGAGAAAATAGAAATAACTCTTGCTAAAACCCTGTTTTTCATGTGATGAAATAACTCTAATAAGTCTATCGTCTGAAAGTCGTTGGAAAATATCGAATCTTAAAAACATTATTTTATGTTCACTAATAGGCCTTTCAATTTTAGTAAATTTAAATTCACACATAATATATATAATCATATAAATAGAATAAAAATATACCTAACAATCACAACTATAAAAAGACATTAACAGAGTTAACTTTCAATTTCTAACTAGATAAGCTAATTCTTAACTGATGACTTCTAGGAAATTCTAGGTCAATAGCTCTTCTCAAAATAACCTTCATTTCATCTTCCTTCACTTTATATGTAGTGTTATT
This genomic window contains:
- a CDS encoding NAD(P)/FAD-dependent oxidoreductase, whose amino-acid sequence is MRTVILGGGFAGVSAFLNNTNSIVIDNKDYFVLTHKLVDVIETGDPSIAEIKYPDRFLKAYIRNVDFKKKKIITDRGEIDYDKLIISLGYEQDLSKIRGNVYKLENVEDAIKIRQQLSKVNSVAILGGGTLGVELAGTLNSMGKKVYLIEAQQKLLSFMSKDASAFALDTLKDLGVNVLLNTKVYDVKNTVETSSGEIKVDLTILTAGFKGPSIISEIGLSNINGRMLVDEYLKSIDYDDVYGAGDCMTIKNSFVPMSAQVAVQSGETAMLNVLGKDTKFKYKQIAIILRIGNIYFGDIFGKFVKGKMAELAKNIGIYRSIRMVQKASLI